The window CGTCGAATACTTAAGAGAGCGCGACCGTCAGGATACCCAGGCGGTAAAGGCCATGGTCGACGGCATCGAAGACCCTTACGAAAAATACATGTCTCTCGTAAAAGGCCTTAAAAACCACATGATCGAGACTGATTTCAGGGGATGCGCCTTCGGCAACATGGCCGTCGAGATAACCGAGCCCTCCCATCCGATGCGTAAGGAAATAAGGCAGCACGACGACAGGTTTCGCTCCATTTTGAAGGAGATTATACGAGACCTCAAAAATTCGTCTCCGAAATACAAAAAGATAAATGTCGATGAAACGGTTGACGCCTACCACCTTCTTGTCGAGGGTGCGCTCACCGCGAGCAAGAACTATCACGACGCATGGCCCATAGACCGCGCGGTCAAGGCCGTGGAAAAACTGGTCACATAGTTTCAAAAATAGCGGACAGACCGGTCTGCACACAATTCCCATAAGGAGGGATGAGAAAATGAGTATTCAGCCAATAATAGACGAGGCAAAATCAGAGGCGTTTTGTGAAAAGATGCTGGAGATTCTGAATCACGGCGCGCTGACCGCCATGATATCGATAGGGCACAGGACGGGGCTCTTCGACAGCATGAGCGGCATCGAGCCTTCGGGGCACGAAGCCATAGCCGAACACGCGGGCCTTAACGAGCGCTACGTGAAGGAATGGCTCGGCGCAATGGTTACCGGAGGCTTCGTGGAATACGATCCGGAAAGGAAAACATACTACCTTCCCCCCGAGCACGCTGCATGGCTCACGAGAAAGGCCGCGCCGAACAATCTCGCCGTAGCCTCTCAGTGGGTCGGGGTGCTCGGGCCCGTCGAAGACAGGATAATCGAATGCTTCCGGCACGGCGGCGGCGTACACTACGAGGAATTCACCCGCTTCAACGAGGTCATGGCCGAAGAGAGCATGCAGACGGTCATCATCCCGCTCCTCGACCACATCCTGCCGCTCATCCCCGGCATAAAGGACAGGCTCGATCAGGGCATCGAGGTGCTCGACGTGGGTTGCGGAAGCGGCTACGCCCTTGCCGAAATGGCCAGGACATATCCCAACAGCAGGTTCACCGGTTACGACCTCCTCCCGAGCGCCGTCGAAAGGGGCAGGGCCAGGGCCGGGGAATACGGCCTCACCAACATTTCGTACGAAGCCAGGGACGTCACCAAATTCGACGACGTGAAGAGGTTCGACCTCATAACGACTTTCGACGCAGTCCACGACCAGGCCGACCCCGCGAGCGTCCTGTCTCACATACACAGGGCGCTCAAGGACGACGGCTACTACCTGATGCAGGATATAAAGGGTTCGAGCCACGTCGAGCGTAATTCGGAGAATCCCCTCGCGACTTTCCTCTACACCGTCTCCTGCATGCACTGCATGACGGTTTCCCTCGCCCAGGGCGGAGAGGGGCTCGGAGCCATGTGGGGTAAAGAGCTTGCGTGCGAGATGCTTAAAGAGGCGGGGTTCGGCAGCGTGAACGTCATGGAGCTTCCCCACGACCCTATCAACTATTACTACGTCATCAGCAAGTAGGCGTACGGTAATTCGACATGAAACGGGCAAACGAGGAAACGGCGGGCCCTGTGCCCTACCCCGTGGGGGCGGGCGAAGGCGCGGGCGAGGACTCTCTAATGGGATTACAGACGGAATCCACCCACTTGCCTTCGTTTGCGCTTATGTTTCCGGAGGGAGAGACGGTGATAACACCGCATTTATCGATCCGCGAGTCGTTCGTCGGGCTTATGGTTACGACCTCGTCTTCGGTATCTTCGAGAAAGTCTCTCCTCATCCCGGTCGGAAGGAAGGTGAAGCTAACGGGGTTCTCCTCATCTCCCATGTTTTCAGAGGCGGCGAATACGAGGTCGCTCCTGAACTTTCGTGTGTGGGAGGATTGTATGCACCATGTCGTCGAGCCGCGGTTGCTGTCCCCCCTTTCGAACATTACCGTCAGCATATCATCCCCCGCCTGATATCCCTCGTAGCTCGCCGGCGAAGCGCAGACATGGCAATCGGCGTCGGAATCGTCTACGTTGCCGCAGCGGGCGAAAACAACCCTGTACTCCACCCCGTCCCTCGCCGACCTCAGCTTCCCTATCTGAAGGAGCGAGGAGATGTTATTCGTGGTCTCGTCGACCGAGCGCCTGAGAACCGACATCCCCGAAAGGAACGACGAGCCAAGGGCCAGGACTATGACCATCACGGACATAACCACCAGAATCTCGACCATGCTGAAACCGTTCTCTCTCTCGTATATCTTCATGCCGTATCCTGTCTAGAGAATCTCTTCCCAGAAAAGCGTCTGCGTTCGCGTGGGCAGCGGCGGGAGCTCCCATACGATAAACTGCGAGCCTCCCGCGACGGGGCCGCCGGTAAAGGCGACCGACATCAGCACCGAGCCCCTCGCCCCGAACGTCAACTGGGCCGGCGTGGGCATTCCCTCGGCCACGGTAACCCCGGCGGCGACGCTCTGCTGGGCGCTCGACCCTTTCAGTATATCACTTTCCTTAACGCCGGGTATGCGTGCGAGCGCGGCGGATCCCGTGATGAAATCGAGTGCGAATATTCTTCCGAATCCCGTTCCGCCGCTGCAGGGGTCTTCCGATTCTATCTCGGGGGCATAGGTCGTGAATATGAGCACCCTGTTTATGACCACCGGCACGCCGAAGCCCTTCTCCCCAAACTCTTCGTCCCCGAGGTTACTCGGGAAGATGACAAGAAACTCGCCCTGGTCCGATTGGAAGCTGTTGCCCGAGGACGATACGAACTGACCGTCCACGCCGGACTGCTCGCCCAGCTCTATCACCTGTCCCGCCGAGATGAAGTAAGACGCCGTTTTTATGGTCTGTCCCCCCGTCGCGGTTCCCCCCGCCAGGAACGCGGGGATGTAATCGTCTATGAAGTTGTAGAGCTTCCCGTACTTGAAGACGCTGCTCGGGTCTCTCCTGTCGCCCGTGACGAATATCACGTGACGCCTGCCGAGGTCGTCTAGGACTATCGTCGGCGCGAAATAAATCGGTTCGAGATTCTGGCTCGGAACGGCGGGACTGTTCCCCCCGTCGAAGCACTCGGCATCGGTATTCGCACAGAAGGCTATCTGCCCCGACCAGTCTTCGGCGACTATGGACATATTTCCCGAAGGGCCGCTTTCGGCTATGCTTCCGTTCACCTCTACGGGCATCGAAACGTCGAACCTCCACATGCGTCCGCACGTATCACCGAAATAGGCGAGGTCCGTATAGCCGTCCGAGTTTATATCCACCGACGCGACCCTGCTCGGAACATCACAGACCATATCGTCCAGGTTGGAAAGCGCCGAGCCGCCCGAGGGGATCGGATTCGTGGGATGGAACTTGAATATCTCCTTTCCGGTGCTTATATCGACCACGACGAAAGCGTTACCGAATTCGACGCCGTCGCTCGGGTCCGTATCCATGGGATCGAGCCCTCCCCCGACGAACATCACCCACCTGTCTACCAATGTCGAATCCTCGTCGTCCGTAACCTTGAGCCTTATCCTGCCCATCGACGGAGTAGACCACGTGTTGCCGAAGTCGCGGTCGAAGAGCGTCCACATGTGCTTCGGATACTCCAGCGTCTCTCCGCCGCTCTTTACGTGCTCGTCGAGAGAATCCGTGCCGCCGCAGTCCTCGCCGCAGGCCGGGTTCGTAACGTCGAGCGCAATGTAGGCTCCGCCGCCGTTTTGAGAGCCGGCAATGAGCACGGTATGCCACTCCCTCCCGCAGACGTCTATCTCCCCGTCGGCCGTCGAGACGGATTCTTCACACTCCTCGGGAGAATCTTCCGTCAGGGATATGCCGTTCGGAGAGCCGTCTATGAAGACGTCCCCGATGACCGGCGACCCGTCAGCGAAGGACCTCTGAGTGAAGTTATCGAGGACGAACGTTTTGAAATCCCCGGTCCTGTAATCGGGCGGAGAGGGGGAGCCGAACACCATCTCCGCGGGCGAGCTCGCATGGCTCGCCGGGGCCGCGAGGGAGTCCGCGAGGAACGTCGGCACGGTGACGCCGAAGAGCTCGTATCCCGTTCCCTCGTCAAAGAAGGGGAATATCTCTTCCTTCAGGGTGAAGGGGTTTGTCTTCTCGTCCGGTCCCGCGCCCTCTGCGTTAGGGTCCTTGAACTCACCGGCGTGGAAGGCGTGGACAAATCCGTCGTTCGCCCCCACGTACACCACTGCGGAGCGGTCCCTGAACTTGACGGCGAACTCCTGGTAACCCGCGTCGAAGAAAAGCGGCGACGGCGAGCCCACGACCACGGGGTTCGAATGGAATATGTCTCCGAGACGGACCGAGCACGTGGTCAGATCGCCTAAATTGCCGTCGTTGTTTCTGTCCTCCGGATCGGGGCAGTTATACCCCATTGACGTGAACGGGTCGGCGCCGTCCGTTTGGGAGGGCGACGGGCCGAGTGAAGGCTCGCCCATGGGATCCGATACCGTCCTGATATCGGTATTACCGACGAGGAAGCTTACAATCCTGTCCCTCATGCACTCCTTGACGCAGGTCCTGCAATCGTCGGTCGTAACGTCCGAGCAGTTGAATATTGCCGTAGAGCCCTGGCACTGCGTCGAGCTCCCGCCGGTCGGTACGCAGTATTCGGGTATAGGGTCAGTAACGTCCTCGTCGCCGATACCGAATTGACCGGGGTCGAGAGGGTCGTCCGGATCGTCGAAAGGCACCAGCGGCCCCTTGTAGAGGATCGAGTTCTGCGTGATGAGATAATCGCTTCCGCCGAAAGGCGGGTCGGCGACGCCGTCTTCCGGAATGAGATCGGGGGACCTCACTGTCAGTAGATTTCGGGGCGAATCGACGATATTCCGTTCGGTGAGCTTTTTACCGGCCTCCCAGAAAAACTGCTTCGCGTTATTGTTCAGCGTGCCGTCCTCGTCGAATACGGCAAGGCCGTTGACGACCGATTCGCTCTCCAGGTCGGACCCTGCCGGGGGCTTTCTGATAACTTCTTTACTGCCCGGATTCCCGGGAACGTCCACGAAGCCATATAAAGCAAGGCGTCCCTGCCAGAACCTTTCGGTGGTTATCGGCGTCAGGATCGACATGAATATCCTGTCCCTGAGCGCGACGGCCGTCGAGGACTGCGGGGCCGTCGGCGAAACGCCCGACGTGCTGTACACGTTTATAGTGCCGGCGATGTCCTTAAGGGCCTTACTCAGCTCCTCGGCGCTATCGACGAAGAAAGCGAAATTTTCGAGCCTGTTGGTCGCATCGAACGGCGCTCCCGTATCGAAGAAGGCGTTGTTGAAAATGCTTACGTTCTGAAACGAGCACTGACCGTTTTCCCTTCTTTCGCTGGACGTGTTCTTACATCCCTGGAGCTGGGCGAAATTGGGACTCGTATCGATATACTTCGCCTGCGCAAGGTCTCTATATATCTGAAAATCCTCCCCCTGCGGGAATATGTCCGGGTTGTTGATATTGACCGAGCTGACTATCTCCTTGCCGTCAGGCCCGGTGTGCTGAATGATTCCCTGTGTATGCGTGCCTCCGGCGAGGGCCATGGCGTTCAGGGTTCTCCTGGCCTCTGGGTTCTTTATGCCTATCCCGAT is drawn from Thermodesulfobacteriota bacterium and contains these coding sequences:
- a CDS encoding TetR/AcrR family transcriptional regulator, whose product is MKKTRELSSREKIIQTASNLFFRQGYHQTGINRIIAESGVAKATFYSHFKSKEELGVEYLRERDRQDTQAVKAMVDGIEDPYEKYMSLVKGLKNHMIETDFRGCAFGNMAVEITEPSHPMRKEIRQHDDRFRSILKEIIRDLKNSSPKYKKINVDETVDAYHLLVEGALTASKNYHDAWPIDRAVKAVEKLVT
- a CDS encoding class I SAM-dependent methyltransferase encodes the protein MSIQPIIDEAKSEAFCEKMLEILNHGALTAMISIGHRTGLFDSMSGIEPSGHEAIAEHAGLNERYVKEWLGAMVTGGFVEYDPERKTYYLPPEHAAWLTRKAAPNNLAVASQWVGVLGPVEDRIIECFRHGGGVHYEEFTRFNEVMAEESMQTVIIPLLDHILPLIPGIKDRLDQGIEVLDVGCGSGYALAEMARTYPNSRFTGYDLLPSAVERGRARAGEYGLTNISYEARDVTKFDDVKRFDLITTFDAVHDQADPASVLSHIHRALKDDGYYLMQDIKGSSHVERNSENPLATFLYTVSCMHCMTVSLAQGGEGLGAMWGKELACEMLKEAGFGSVNVMELPHDPINYYYVISK
- a CDS encoding type II secretion system protein; amino-acid sequence: MKIYERENGFSMVEILVVMSVMVIVLALGSSFLSGMSVLRRSVDETTNNISSLLQIGKLRSARDGVEYRVVFARCGNVDDSDADCHVCASPASYEGYQAGDDMLTVMFERGDSNRGSTTWCIQSSHTRKFRSDLVFAASENMGDEENPVSFTFLPTGMRRDFLEDTEDEVVTISPTNDSRIDKCGVITVSPSGNISANEGKWVDSVCNPIRESSPAPSPAPTG
- a CDS encoding PilC/PilY family type IV pilus protein gives rise to the protein MLKWIRNIKPALMMHRVKALSLVLLLLLVTGARGEPVKKNEIEDLNIVISQIVGGEPNVLVITDYSGSMLRGWAGTQAGNWDEDTDGGVIDDCEDIYSTGSTEGRRLAAHCMENVAGVSVCGSRNAGGSGIVSNRNEMLDFVSCIQSPPGGGPAGLTNTQISTVYDQLCGNNNGNLTETINDCSGNEYAEAAAAMDAWAGFTQCASVYCNASGSGNTRACDTSTEYNNLKNCMRAAQAITKNQTQNCANSGEEDCAGAPQFGSSRVDMLHSVLFDFLDADGSLADKMCDDPSMLFNGVSGSITCRDYMYTPFRNVRRIAREESTGSPRLLPITDGPDTKLIDELTIEDAEELGVRLRALQYSGVGRWSSCTSSGTFRLLDKPFSEPGKNIRETWDFFRKERANGGTPLAWVLGFDDNRGSNTSGGNTIVNDAIFAFKNELETDPAISCRPQFVIVITDGEDTCAGQSNGPSGSGQTSGSLTTNANRRSSIQAVSNLRTHYARDPIRGEPKEVLVFVIGIGIKNPEARRTLNAMALAGGTHTQGIIQHTGPDGKEIVSSVNINNPDIFPQGEDFQIYRDLAQAKYIDTSPNFAQLQGCKNTSSERRENGQCSFQNVSIFNNAFFDTGAPFDATNRLENFAFFVDSAEELSKALKDIAGTINVYSTSGVSPTAPQSSTAVALRDRIFMSILTPITTERFWQGRLALYGFVDVPGNPGSKEVIRKPPAGSDLESESVVNGLAVFDEDGTLNNNAKQFFWEAGKKLTERNIVDSPRNLLTVRSPDLIPEDGVADPPFGGSDYLITQNSILYKGPLVPFDDPDDPLDPGQFGIGDEDVTDPIPEYCVPTGGSSTQCQGSTAIFNCSDVTTDDCRTCVKECMRDRIVSFLVGNTDIRTVSDPMGEPSLGPSPSQTDGADPFTSMGYNCPDPEDRNNDGNLGDLTTCSVRLGDIFHSNPVVVGSPSPLFFDAGYQEFAVKFRDRSAVVYVGANDGFVHAFHAGEFKDPNAEGAGPDEKTNPFTLKEEIFPFFDEGTGYELFGVTVPTFLADSLAAPASHASSPAEMVFGSPSPPDYRTGDFKTFVLDNFTQRSFADGSPVIGDVFIDGSPNGISLTEDSPEECEESVSTADGEIDVCGREWHTVLIAGSQNGGGAYIALDVTNPACGEDCGGTDSLDEHVKSGGETLEYPKHMWTLFDRDFGNTWSTPSMGRIRLKVTDDEDSTLVDRWVMFVGGGLDPMDTDPSDGVEFGNAFVVVDISTGKEIFKFHPTNPIPSGGSALSNLDDMVCDVPSRVASVDINSDGYTDLAYFGDTCGRMWRFDVSMPVEVNGSIAESGPSGNMSIVAEDWSGQIAFCANTDAECFDGGNSPAVPSQNLEPIYFAPTIVLDDLGRRHVIFVTGDRRDPSSVFKYGKLYNFIDDYIPAFLAGGTATGGQTIKTASYFISAGQVIELGEQSGVDGQFVSSSGNSFQSDQGEFLVIFPSNLGDEEFGEKGFGVPVVINRVLIFTTYAPEIESEDPCSGGTGFGRIFALDFITGSAALARIPGVKESDILKGSSAQQSVAAGVTVAEGMPTPAQLTFGARGSVLMSVAFTGGPVAGGSQFIVWELPPLPTRTQTLFWEEIL